Within the Methanomicrobia archaeon genome, the region GCGGCCTTCTGCAGTATGCCCGGGTGCGCCCAGGATAAGCAGGTAATCAAGGTCTATCATGCGGGCAGTTTGGCGGTGCCGCTCGAGCAGGCGGAGCAGCAATTCGAGGCGCTGCATCCCGAGTTCGACGTGCGGCGTGAATCCATGGGCAGTGTCGCGTGCATACAGCAGATCACGGAGATCGGGAAGAATGGTGATGTGCTCGCATCCGCGGATTATTTCCTGATACCGGAGATGATGTACCCGGACTACGCGGATTGGTATGTGCGGTTTGCGACCAATGATGTTGTGCTGGCGTATAATGCTGAGAAGAGCATGTACGCCGATGAGATAACGCCCGAGAACTGGTACGAGATCCTGCGCCGTCCCGGCGTGATCTTCGGATTCTCGAATCCGAACGATGACCCCTGTGGCTATCGATCAGTCATGATCTTCAAGCTCGCAGAGCTCAATTACGGCGATGACCAGATCTTCGACGATCTGATCCTTGACAATACTGCGATCACGATCGAGGAGAAAGCAGACGGAACCTATTATATAACGACGCCTATGGATCTTAAACCGGACACCACGAAGGTCAATATCCGCCCGAAATCGGTCGAGCTGGTGGCCTTTGTGGAGGAAGGCGGGCTTGATTATGCCTTCGAGTACCGGAGCGTCGCTGTGCAGCACAATCTCGAATTCGTCGATCTGCCACCGGGCGTCGATCTGAGCTCGATAGAACATGCGGACATCTACAAGAAGGTTCAGGTTGAGCTCGCATCAGGAAGCGTCCAGACAGGAACACCGATCGTCTACGGGATAACCGTACCATCGGTTGCCGATAATCGCGAAGGTGGTCTGGAGTACGTGAAATTCGTCATTGGCGAACCCGGCCAGCAGATCTTCGCGGACAACGGGCAGCCGCCCATCGTACCACCCGACGGCAGCGGTAAGGTGCCCGGAGTCTGCAGTAGGCTTGATAGATAAGGAATCCTTGGATTTATGGAGCGAAAGTGCAGAGTAAAAAAAGGAAAAGAGAGGGGTTACGGTTTACAAAACCCGTCTCACCTACCTGATCTATTCCTTAAAGATCATCACTTCAGACGCTTTGATCACCGCTTCCACCGTATCGCCGACCTTGAGCTTGAGCTCCTCGGCCGCTTCCCGGGTGATCATAGACGTGATGACCGCAGGTCCGGTAACCTCGATCTTGATCGTAGAGGCCACTTCGCCCTTCTCAATACCCTTCACGACGCCTTTAATTCGATTCCGTGCACTTAATGGCATGGCTCTTCACTACCGAATGCAGGTTTGCGTCACTTCTTTAAAAAGCTCCGCGAAAAACGGAACGTTTTTATGAGCGAGTGGATAATTCAATCATGTCGTTATGATGAATGGATGTGAACTGCATATCGCTGGACGGGTGGATCTGAAGAAGGGACGTGAAAACCATTCGTTGATGATCAGACCGATAAGTGGAATAACGAGTTGTGCCCGCCGCGGGCTACCCATTTTGGTAGCTCCGGCGCAGCCGCAGTCTAGATTTCCTGAAGCTTCGATGAGTCTCACTAACGGCACTTTCGCCTGGGCCGATTCCGGTAGCACCGACCACACTGCCACCGGGATGACGCACCATGGTGCGCTCGACGCCGCATCCGTTGACGGGCTGGTTCACACACGGCGGCTTAATAGGAGCTTAGTGCTCTGGTGACAAAAGAAATAGCACCGTGAGGCAACGCACCATGAAAATCTTCTCAACGTGGACCTGGGAGCAGGTGAAACGGGAGAAGCTCTATATCTTCTCAGTCCTTTTAGGGTCCGTTCTCGTCGCGTTCGTCGTGATCACGCTGGGGAACATGTTTTACCAGCAAACGAAGGACGTCGCAGGGCTTATCGCGGTCGCGGTGGACCCCGTGGTGCTCAGGTCTATCTGGATCAGCCTCTCCACGGCGCTCGTTGCGACATTTGTCGCCTTCATCTTCGGCGTGCCCCTGGCCTATTTCCTCGCACGCAAGAACTTTTGGGGCAAGAGCATCATCGAG harbors:
- the wtpA gene encoding tungstate ABC transporter substrate-binding protein WtpA → MLGLLLVCTLVAAAFCSMPGCAQDKQVIKVYHAGSLAVPLEQAEQQFEALHPEFDVRRESMGSVACIQQITEIGKNGDVLASADYFLIPEMMYPDYADWYVRFATNDVVLAYNAEKSMYADEITPENWYEILRRPGVIFGFSNPNDDPCGYRSVMIFKLAELNYGDDQIFDDLILDNTAITIEEKADGTYYITTPMDLKPDTTKVNIRPKSVELVAFVEEGGLDYAFEYRSVAVQHNLEFVDLPPGVDLSSIEHADIYKKVQVELASGSVQTGTPIVYGITVPSVADNREGGLEYVKFVIGEPGQQIFADNGQPPIVPPDGSGKVPGVCSRLDR
- a CDS encoding molybdenum-pterin-binding protein, with the translated sequence MPLSARNRIKGVVKGIEKGEVASTIKIEVTGPAVITSMITREAAEELKLKVGDTVEAVIKASEVMIFKE